Part of the Acidobacteriota bacterium genome is shown below.
CGGCGGCGTCGTGGCAGCGACGGATGCCTTGCGTTTTCAAGAACCTACGGCCTCTCGCGAGGAAACCTCGTGAGAAAGGCGGGCTAGATCCCGCGGCCGATGGCACAGCAGGAGCGCGAAATCGAGTCTGCCGGAGAGCGGCCCCGAGGACGCTGGGCGCCCTCGCCGTCGGGCCTCCTCCATGTCGGCAGCGCGCGCACTGCGCTGGTCGCCTGGCTGTCGATCCGCGCCGCCGGCGGTACCTTTCTGTGGCGTCTCGAAGACCTCGATCCGCCGCGGGTGATGGCCGGCGCCGCCGAGGCGGGGATGGAGGATCTCCACTGGCTGGGTCTCGACTGGGACGAGGGCTGCCGGCGCCAGGGCGGCGAGGAGGGAGCCTTCGGGCCTTACGCTCAATCGCGGCGCGGTGACCATTACCGCCACGCCCTCGTCCGCCTCGCCGAGGCGGGGCGGCTGTTCCCCTGTCGCCGCACGCGGCGCGACCTGCAGGATCTCGCGCGAGCGCCCCATGGTGCTCCCCAGGGCTCGCCCTATCCGGATCGTCTCCGACCGCGCGACCTCGGCGCCGGCTGGTGGCGGGATGACGCCGCGGTGGCCGATGCGGCACTGCGCTTCCGGGTCGCCGCCGACGAGGTAGTGTTCGAAGATCTGCTCTATGGCGAGCAGCGGGAGCGGCCGGATCGCACCGTCGGCCATTTCGTGCTGCGCCGGCGTGACGGACTTTTCGCCTACCAGTTGGCGGTGGTGGTGGACGATCTGGCGATGGAAATCGACGAGGTGGTGCGGGG
Proteins encoded:
- the gluQRS gene encoding tRNA glutamyl-Q(34) synthetase GluQRS produces the protein MAQQEREIESAGERPRGRWAPSPSGLLHVGSARTALVAWLSIRAAGGTFLWRLEDLDPPRVMAGAAEAGMEDLHWLGLDWDEGCRRQGGEEGAFGPYAQSRRGDHYRHALVRLAEAGRLFPCRRTRRDLQDLARAPHGAPQGSPYPDRLRPRDLGAGWWRDDAAVADAALRFRVAADEVVFEDLLYGEQRERPDRTVGHFVLRRRDGLFAYQLAVVVDDLAMEIDEVVRGEDLLASTARQIQLAEALGGAAPRFGHVPLVLNGEGEKLSKRDRGLTLRALRDGGCEAAQVTGYLAASLGLIDEPRRCHPQELVANFCWRRLNRQDHRLPDDLLPPLRRIR